From a single Paenibacillus sp. FSL W8-0426 genomic region:
- the bshB1 gene encoding bacillithiol biosynthesis deacetylase BshB1: protein MSLDILVFGAHADDAEIGMAGTIAKHTALGLKVGICDLTRAEMSSNGTVERRAEEAEEASRILGLSCRTNLALPDRGLYITPDNVQAVTAEIRRQAPRIVFAPYWEDRHPDHVMCSKLVQEAVFNAKLRNYMPDMPAVQVKEQYFYFINDIGPTDLIMDITEYYAQKENSLRSYRSQFEMEAGSVATPLNAGYVERVKARDSLLGQRSQIAYAEGFATLTPYVVQRFGDSV from the coding sequence ATGAGCCTCGATATCCTTGTTTTCGGGGCGCATGCGGACGACGCCGAGATCGGCATGGCCGGAACGATTGCCAAACATACCGCGTTGGGATTGAAGGTCGGGATATGCGACTTGACGCGCGCGGAAATGTCGTCCAACGGCACGGTAGAGCGCAGGGCCGAGGAAGCGGAGGAAGCCTCCCGCATCCTCGGTCTTTCGTGTCGAACCAATCTGGCTTTGCCAGACCGGGGGTTATATATTACGCCGGATAACGTGCAGGCCGTGACCGCCGAAATTCGCCGCCAAGCTCCTCGCATCGTGTTTGCGCCTTATTGGGAGGATCGTCATCCCGACCATGTCATGTGCAGCAAACTGGTGCAAGAAGCCGTATTTAACGCCAAACTGAGAAATTACATGCCGGACATGCCTGCCGTGCAGGTGAAGGAGCAGTATTTTTATTTTATCAACGACATTGGGCCTACGGATTTGATCATGGACATTACGGAATACTACGCGCAAAAGGAGAATTCGCTGCGAAGTTACCGCTCCCAGTTCGAGATGGAGGCGGGTTCTGTAGCTACGCCGCTGAATGCGGGTTACGTGGAACGGGTAAAGGCCAGAGATTCCTTACTGGGGCAGCGGAGCCAGATCGCATATGCCGAAGGTTTCGCAACGCTGACGCCTTACGTCGTTCAAAGGTTCGGCGATTCCGTTTAA
- the mgsA gene encoding methylglyoxal synthase, translating into MLKIAFIAHDRKKEEMVNFVTAYESVFDGHQLYSTGTTGLRIMEGTSLQIHRFESGPLGGDQQIGALVAQNEMDLIIFLRDPLMAQPHEPDINALLRLCDVQGIPLATNIATAEILVKALDRGDFAWRELVHKYKPEAGVNAGDSQ; encoded by the coding sequence ATGTTAAAAATCGCATTTATCGCCCATGATCGCAAGAAAGAGGAAATGGTGAATTTCGTGACCGCCTACGAATCCGTATTCGATGGTCACCAATTGTACTCGACGGGCACGACGGGGCTTCGCATCATGGAAGGCACGTCGCTGCAAATTCATCGCTTCGAATCCGGCCCGCTTGGCGGAGACCAGCAGATCGGCGCGCTTGTTGCCCAAAACGAGATGGATTTGATCATATTTTTGCGTGATCCGTTGATGGCCCAGCCGCATGAGCCTGACATTAACGCACTGCTTCGTTTGTGCGACGTACAAGGCATTCCGCTGGCAACCAACATCGCGACGGCCGAAATATTGGTGAAGGCGCTGGATCGCGGCGATTTCGCTTGGAGGGAACTCGTACATAAATACAAGCCCGAAGCGGGAGTAAATGCAGGGGATTCCCAATGA